In Plasmodium relictum strain SGS1 genome assembly, chromosome: 4, a single window of DNA contains:
- a CDS encoding 60S ribosomal protein L37ae, putative: protein MSRRTKKVGLTGKYGTRYGSSLRKQMKKIELMQHAKYLCSFCGKTATKRTCVGIWQCKKCKRKVCGGAWSLTTPAAVAAKSTIIRLRKQKEEAQKS from the exons ATGTCGAGGAGAactaaaaaa gTTGGTTTAACAGGAAAATATGGTACTAGATATGGATCATCACTTCGTAaacaaatgaagaaaattgaATTAATGCAACATGCCAAATACTTATGTTCCTTTTGTGGAAAG actGCAACAAAAAGAACATGTGTTGGCATATGGCAATGcaaaaaatgtaaaagaaAAGTATGTGGTGGAGCATGGAGCTTAACAACCCCAGCAGCAGTTGCAGCAAAATCAACAATTATAAGATtaagaaaacaaaaagaaGAAGCTCAGaaatcttaa
- a CDS encoding monocarboxylate transporter, putative yields the protein MKKAESSLNSSKYKIILGGFLIHCTLGSIYCFSNISVYVISYMKIIGCSNVKYKDSSWIYVLTLIFQCFFGFFGGILNQNLGPQISVLLGGWLMCLGILLSYFTVFNFYLFLMTYGILCGIGCGIAYPIPLSVAVKKHYDYKGVISGIIFIGRGLSVFIICPLQNYFINKYNYMPDYIPEMESSDEKYFSNLDILNKVPYLFIYEGIFFAIIQFIGACLISDSSDKSKEFITFTDKNSKMLHFDEKSFSNKNNGISNSFKTLSNTSNFSYKETSNTFINRNFILIWLMIFFNWQAISYTQVFWKIFGLNYLYIDDRSLSILGAVSSLFNIFGRIFWGLISDLTNFKVALILMSLLMSFLTVTLTLSGLYGIRTYSIWVCLIFFCHAGTFSIFPSITAHTFGTKHFGPIFGLLFTARAFSSIINAMISAVLLNNIGNIAMCAIVSVSSFVSIMLAVIF from the exons atgaaaaaagcaGAAAGTTCACTAAATTcgtcaaaatataaaataattttaggTGGTTTTTTGATACATTGTACTTTAGGTAGTATTTATTGCTTTTCCAATATTAGTGTTTATGTAATATcttatatgaaaattatagGATGTTCTAATgttaaatataaagataGTAGTTGGATATATGTGTTaacattaatttttcaatGTTTTTTTGGTTTTTTTGGAGGTATATTAAATCAGAATTTAGGACCACAAATTAGCGTTTTATTAGGTGGATGGCTAATGTGCTTAGGgattttattatcatattttactgtatttaatttctatttatttttgatgACTTATGGAATATTGTGTGGAATAGGTTGTGGAATTGCATATCCTATTCCTTTATCTGTGGCAGTTAAAAAACATTACGACTACAAGGGGGTG ataagtggaattatatttataggAAGAGGATTGtctgtttttattatttgtcctttacaaaattattttataaataaatataattacatGCCAGATTATATACCAGAAATGGAGAGTTcagatgaaaaatattttagtaacttagatatattaaataaagttCCTtatctatttatatatgaagGGATTTTTTTTGCTATAATTCAATTTATTGGTGCTTGTTTAATTTCTGATTCATCAGATAAATCTAAAGAATTTATAACATTTACTGATAAAAACAGCAAAATGCTACATTTTGATGAAAAAagtttttctaataaaaataatggaaTATCAAATTCTTTCAAAACTTTATCGAACACATCGAATTTTTCTTACAAAGAAACTAGTAATACGTTTATTAATcgtaattttatattaatttggttaatgattttttttaattggcAAGCAATTTCATATACTCAAGTATTTTGGAAAATATTTGGATTAAATTATCTATATATTGATGATAGGTCTTTATCTATATTAGGAGCTGTATcttctctttttaatatatttggAAGAATTTTCTGGGGATTGATAAGCGATTTAACTAATTTTAAAGTAGCTTTAATATTAATGAGTTTATTGATGAGTTTTTTAACAGTTACATTAACCTTGTCAGGTTTATATGGAATAAGAACTTATTCAATTTGGGTAtgccttatttttttttgtcatgCAGGAactttttccatttttccATCCATAACTGCACACACATTTGGAACAAAACATTTTGGTCCAATATTTGGTCTTCTTTTTACTGCTAGAGCTTTTTCTAGTATTATTAATGCGATGATTTCAGCTGTCTTGTTAAATAACATTGGAAACATTGCAATGTGTGCAATAGTTTCAGTATCATCATTTGTGAGTATTATGCTAGcggtaattttttaa
- the Sec61-gamma gene encoding secretory complex protein 61 gamma subunit, putative: protein MVKIKIPEFITDESHPIGYCIKGIQSFVSDSVRLIRKCTKPNKKEYTNIVYACSFGFLIMGFIGYMIKLVFIPINNILVGSY, encoded by the coding sequence AtggtaaaaattaaaattccAGAATTTATAACTGATGAAAGTCATCCCATTGGTTATTGTATAAAGGGAATTCAATCATTCGTCAGTGATAGTGTAAGACTAATAAGGAAATGTACTAAaccaaataaaaaagaatatactaaTATTGTTTATGCCTGTTCTTTTGGTTTCTTAATAATGGGATTTATTGGATACATGATCAAACTAGTTTTTATACCAATTAATAACATACTTGTAGGATCATATTAA
- a CDS encoding 50S ribosomal protein L33, putative yields the protein MLFLSNVFFRSKSKRVHINLISSCASNYIYSTYISPNKSKFRLSLRKHDPVVNRHVMFYQKHMKSKSKKKLTLHGINYARFTGKNKNLRPLLKRVEKAYLYGKFNKLVDNTYRSLPRMS from the exons atgCTTTTTTTAAGTAATGTATTTTTTCGTTCAAAAAGTAAAAGAGTTcacataaatttaatatcatCATGTGCAAgcaattatatttattcaaCATATATCTCTCctaataaatcaaaatttaGATTATCATTAAGAAAGCATGATCCAGTAGTTAATCGACATGT gATGTTTTATCAAAAACATATGAAGtcaaaatcaaaaaaaaaattaacattgCACGGAATTAATTATGCTCGTTTTACag gaaaaaataaaaacttaagaccTCTTTTAAAAAGAGTTGAAAAAGCATATCTCTAtggaaaatttaataaattagtaGACAATACATATag GAGTTTACCAAGAATGAGCTAA
- the UAP56 gene encoding ATP-dependent RNA helicase UAP56, putative, which translates to MASIDHSVQDELVDYEDDDNILDNKDTKGSLENNILNDNNKNVNENGAMRGSYATVHTGGFKDFFLKPELLRAISESGFEHPSEVQQETIPAAITGTDILCQAKSGMGKTAVFVLSILQQLDTNENKEIKDEKEINNIRTNDSNNISDELKSNNKVQNKYVRCLGLAHTRELAYQIKNEFDRFSKYLKNVRCEVVYGGISMSKHIKLFKEENIPHIIIGTPGRILALIREKYLITDKIQHFVLDECDKCLEKLDMRSDVQKIFISTPLKKQVMFFSATMAKEMRDVCKKFLQNPVEIFIDDEAKLKLHGLLQHYVKLQEKDKTRKLIEILDALEFNQVIIFVKSVTRAITLDKLLTECNFPSIAIHGGLEQQERIERYDKFKKFENRILVSTDLFGRGIDIERVNIVINYDMPENSDSYLHRVGRAGRFGTKGLAITFVSSQEDTLALNEVQTRFEVAISEMPNKIDCNEYINQ; encoded by the exons atggcTTCTATTGATCATAGTGTTCAAGATGAATTAGTAGATTATGAAGATGACGATAATATATTAGATAATAAGGATACAAAGGGAagtttagaaaataatattttaaatgataataataaaaatgttaatgAAAATGGAGCAATGAGAGGTAGTTATGCAACAGTTCATACAGGAGGAtttaaagatttttttttaaaaccaGAGTTGTTAAGAGCAATTAGTGAAAGTGGATTTGAGCATCCTTCCGAAGTACAGCAAGAGACTATTCCAGCTGCAATTACAG gTACTGATATACTGTGTCAAGCAAAGAGTGGAATGGGAAAAACAGctgtttttgttttatccATTTTACAACAATTAGAtactaatgaaaataaagaaataaaagatgaaaaagaaataaataatattagaaCAAATGATAGCAATAATATTAGTGATGAATTgaaaagtaataataaagtACAAAACAAATATGTTAGATGTTTAGGTTTAGCACATACACGTGAATTAGcttatcaaataaaaaatgaatttgaTAGATTTAGtaaatacttaaaaaatgTTCGATGTGAGGTAGTATATGGTGGTATATCAATGAGTAAACATatcaaattatttaaagaagaaaatattcCTCATATAATTATTGGAACTCCAGGACGTATTCTAGCACTGAtaagagaaaaatatttgataACAGATAAAATTCAACATTTTGTATTAGATGAATGTGATAAATGTTTAGAAAAATTAGATATGAGAAGTGACGTtcagaaaatatttatatctaCTCCCTTAAAAAAGCAAGTAATGTTTTTCTCTGCAACAATGGCAAAAGAAATGAGAGACGTTTgcaaaaaatttttacaaaatcCAGTGGAGATATTTATTGATGATGAAgctaaattaaaattacatGGTTTATTACAACATTATGTAAAATTacaagaaaaagataaaacaagaaaattaatagaaatattAGATGCTTTAGAATTTAACCaagttataatttttgttaaatcTGTCACAAGAGCTATTACTttagataaattattaaCAGAATGTAACTTCCCATCAATAGCAATACATGGTGGATTGGAACAACAGGAAAGAATTGAAAGATatgataaatttaaaaaatttgaaaacaGAATATTAGTATCAACGGATTTATTTGGAAGAGGTATAGATATAGAAAGAGTAAATATTGTAATAAATTATGATATGCCTGAAAATTCTGATTCATATTTGCATAGAGTTGGTAGAGCTGGAAGATTTGGAACAAAAGGATTAGCTATAACTTTTGTTTCATCTCAAGAAGATACCCTAGCATTAAACGAAGTTCAAACAAGATTTGAAGTTGCCATATCAGAAATGCCCAATAAAATCGATTGTAATGAATATATTAACCAATAG